The sequence below is a genomic window from Campylobacter ornithocola.
GGTTATGAAAATTATTCGAAAAGAAACTAAAAATTGAGTTTTTTTGTAGTTTTTTGCAAATTTATGTTTTTTAAATAAAACTTTTTTTAAAATAAAAATGGAAACTGAAAATTAACAAAACTACAACGCTAAGCTTTTTCTAGCGTGTAATGTTTAGGAGTAATTTATGCATAGAGTTATACTAGCTCTTTTAGCCTGTTTTAACTTTCTATTTGCTCAAGAAAATTTTGAAGTTAAAAATACTCAAATTTGGGATGTGCAAAGAGTGATGAATATAGAAAGTTATCAAAATTTTGGTGCTTTGTGGACTAAACTACAAGGTGAGTATATTGCAAGTGCTGTTTTAATTATACTTATAGTGGTGATTTCGGCTTTTGCTTTGCACTATATGGTTATAGGTCCAAAGAAATTTTCTCATGATGGTAAGAAAATTTATGCTTTTTCGGTATTTGAAAGATTGTTTCATTTTGTAGCAGCAATCTCTTGGATTATCCTTGTGCCAACTGGACTTATTATGATTTTTGGATCGTATTTTGGTGGTGGATTTTTTGTAAGAATGTGTAAAAACTTACATGGTATCGCTACTATTTTGTTTATCATTTCTATCATTCCTATGCTTTTGTGTTGGATTAAAAGAATGCTTCCTGCAAGTTATGATTTAAGATGGATGATGATAGTGGGTGGATATTTAAGTAAAGAGAAAAAACCTGTGCCTGCAGGTAAGTTTAATTTTGGTCAAAAATCTTGGTATTATATAGCTGTTTTTGGTGGCTTTTTGATGATAATTACTGGTGCGTTTATGTTTTTCCTTGACTTTAACTCCACTTCTTTGCAGTCTATTTTTGGAATTTCTCATATAGATATTTTAAGAGCTTCAGCTATCATCCATAATATTTTGGGTATTTTATGTGCGGTATTTTTTGCTATTCATATTTATATGGCTGTATTTGCTATTAAAGGAAGTATCCACTCTATGATTAGTGGTTATAAAGAAGAAGAGGAAGTTTATATTTTACATTCTTATTGGTATAAAGAATTAAGCGATAAAAAGCAAATCAATCCATCATTTACTTACGATTCTAAAACAAAATTTTAAAATCTCACTTGATTTTTTTAAATTTTCCTTGTTATAATCAAATAAAAATAACAAGGAAAATGAATGATACAAGATATTGATCTTTCGCGTAAATATTTTTATGAATTTTTTTCAAAAGCTTTTAATTTTATTGATGAAAATGAATTTAAAATTTGGCACGAGCAAGTTTTAGTTTTAGCTCAAAGCCCTTTAGATGATAGTTTAAGATCTGATTTTGAAAAACTTAGCTCATGTGATTTTGTAAGTTTTAAAGAAGAGCAAAATGCTGTATTTTTTGATTTTTCTTATGTGAATGTACCTATTAGCGCTTCTTTTTACGATGAGGGCAGAGATGATGGTAAAATGAAACTTCAAGCTTGCGAAATCATTAGAAAAACCAAATTTAGAAAAAAAGAAGATTGTAGACAAAGTGAAGATGAATTTGGCTTTTTATTTGCTTTTATAGCAAGTATTATTGAGCATGATTTAAAAGTTACACAGCAATTATTTCGTTTTGTGATAAATCCTGTAATAGATGAATTTATAGAAAAATTGCAAATTCATAAAAACTCAAATTTTTATATTTGCATTGCTAATATTATGAAAGTTTTTTTTACAAATGAAAGAGCTTATTTAGAAGTGCAAGCGCCTATAAAAAAAGAAGGTAAAAGTATAGCAGATGAGGCTTTACAAAGACTTCCTTATGAACCAAGACTTCCTACTAAATTTAGTAAAACAAATATAGAAGAACTTAGTAAATTATAAAAATTAATATGTATTTTGTTACCAAAATACATATTATCAAAATCATCTTTTTATGAAAATAGAAATTAAATAAAATCTTAAGTGAAAATATGCAAAATTTATTTCGTTAAGTGTGTAAATACTTTAACAATAAGGTATTTATAGTTATTCTTTACTTTTATTTCAAAGGAGAGAACATGGAGGCCAATCAAAGAAGGGATTTTTTAAAAAAATCTTTGAAAATTGGTGCTTTAGGGGTAGTAGCTGGAGCGAGTGTAAATGCTTTAGCTAAAGATGATTACCAAGAGCAAAATACTGTAGTTTTGGGAAAAAGTACTAAAAAAGAAGTACTTTATAAAAAGACTATGCATTGGGAAAAATACTACAAAATAGCTTATTAATTAAGAAAGGAAGAAGATGGCATTAGCAAGAAGAAATTTTCTTAAGCTTGCTGGTATTGCTAGTCTTGGAAGTGCGGCTTTTGGTAGTGAAAACAAAGCCATTAGAGTTGCAAGTGAGCAAGAAGTAGCAAATCCTTATCCAGATTCTAAGATTGTTAGAACAATCTGCAGTATCTGTAGTGCAGGCTGTGGAATTAAAGCAGAAGTGCAAGATGGAGTTTGGGTGCGTCAAGAAAACGCTATAGAACATCCTATTTCACAGGGATCACACTGCTGTAAAGGGATAGATCAAATCGATCTTACTAAATCAAAACAGCGTATTAAATATCCTATGAAAAAAGAAAACGGTAAATGGGTGCGTTTAACTTGGGAGCAAGCTATCAATGAAATTGGTGATAAAATGCTTGAAATCCGTAAAGAAAATGGACCTGATAGCGTTATGTTTTTAGGTTCGGCTAAATTTAATAACCAACAAGCTTATTATTTTAGAAAATTTGCAGCATTTTGGGGTACTAATAATATAGACCACGTTGCTAGAATTTGACACAGCGCAACAGTCGCCGGTGTGGCGAATACATGGGGTTATGGCGCTATGACAAATCATTTTGGTGATGTGACTAAACACTCAAAAATGATGATTATTTTTGGTGCAAATACTGCTGTGGCAAATCCTATTGGATTTAAACACTTATTACAAGCAAAAGATCGTAATAATGCTAAATTAGTAGTTGTAGATCCTGTATTTACAAAAACTGCAGTGCATGCTGATGAATATGTGAGAATTCGTCCAGGTACAGATATAGCTTTAGTTTATGGTATGCTTCATTTGATCTTCAAAAATGGTTGGGAAGATAAAGAATTAATCAAAACTAGAACTTATGGAGTTGAAGAAATAAAAGCAGAAGCTGCTAAATGGACTCCTGAAGTTGTAGAAGATGTAACAGGTGTTCCGGCTGCTCAACTTGAAAAAATCACAAGAATGTTAGCTACAATTAAACCTGCTACGCTATTTTGGGCTTTAGGTATTACTCAACACTCAGTAGGTAGCTCTAATACAAGAATTCTAGCTATCTTACAACTCGTTCTTGGTAATATAGGCAAACCAGGCGCAGGAACAAACATCATTAGAGGTCATGATAATGTTCAAGGTGCTACTGATATGGGTTGTTTGGCTGATACCTTACCAGCTTATTATGGACTTGATGATAATGCTTGGAACCATTTCTCCAATGTATGGAATGTCGAAAGAGAGTATTTAAATTCAAGATTTTATTCTAAAGAATGGATGCATGAAAAAGGCTTTTCACTAGCAAAATGGTGGCAAGGTGTTTTACATGAAGAAAAAACTTATTCAAACTCACCTATCCGCGTACTTTGGGTGCAAGGAACGGGTATTACTTCTATGGCACATACGGTAAAAATTCAAGAAGCACTTAAAAAGCTTGATATGATCGTAATTGCTGAACCTTTTGTAAATGAGGTAGCAGTTTTAGCAGATCGCCCAGATGGTATTTATATCATTCCTGCTTCAACTCAATTTGAAACAGAAGGCTATGTGACTGCAACTAACCGTGCTATGCAATGGCGTTCTCAAGTAGTAAAACCAATTTATGAAAGTAAAGAAGATCAAGAGATTATGTTTGCTTTTGCTAAAAAATTTGGTTTTTATAAAGAATATACTCGTGGCATGAAAATGGAATTAAAAGATCATAAACTTGTACAAACAAGAGATGATAGTGATGATAATTTCGTATGGCCTGATGATGCTACAAGAGAAATGAGTAATGGTCTTTTAAGTATAGGTTTAAGAGGTATTTCAGCTGAGCGTCTAAGAAAACACCAACAAAATTGGGAGCATTTTGATCCTGATACTCAAAGAGGTCTTGGTGGTGAAGTTAAAGGTGAATACTATGGCTTACCTTGGCCTTGTTGGGATAAACAACACCCAGGTACTTCTATCATGTGGAATACTGATATACCTTATGAAGAAGGTGGTATGGGCTTTAGAAATCGCTTTGGTTTAGAGCATGATGGACATTCTCAGTTAGCAGATGATAGTTTTACTCCAAAAGGATGTAAAGTTAAAGGCGGATACCCACAAATTACTAAAGAAAATATCGAAAAAGTGTTTAATATTAAACTAAGTGATAAAGAAAAAGAACTAATGGGTGCTAGCTGGAGCACAGATATTTCAGGTATTATCTTAGAAAAATGTAGGGAAAAAAGTGCTTGTTGTTTAGGTAATGCAAGAGCTAGAATGAAAGTTTGGGAATTTGCTGATCCTATTCCACTACATAGAGAGCCTATTCACTCGCCTCGTTGGGATTTGGTTAAAAAATATCCTACTTGGGGTGATCAAGAGAAAAACTTTAGGGTTGAGAGTAAATTTATTAGTGAGCAACAAAAAACAGATTGGAGCAAAGAGTTTCCAACTATTATTTCAAGTATGCGCTTAGTAAATTTAAGCGGTGCGGGTATGCTTGAAAGAACTAGTAAATATCTTGCAGCTATTACACCTGAGATGTTTGCTAATGTACACCCTGAACTTGCTTTAAAATATGGCATAAATGATGGTGATATGATGTGGATTCATTCACCACAAGGCACTAAGATTAAAGTAAAATGTGTGCATAATCATTCAGTTACACCAGATAGAATTTGCTTGCCTTATAACTTTGCAGGTATTATGCAAGGTGTGGATTTAAGTTATAATTATCCTGAAGGCACTAAACCTTATACTATAGGGGAAAGTTCTAACACGGTTACTAACTATGGTTTTGATATAAATACGCAAATTTCTGAGTTTAATGCAGGACTTTGCAGACTTGAAAAGGCTTAAGGGGTAAGTTATGGCTAGAATGAAATTTTATGTAGATAATAATCGCTGTATTTCTTGCTTTGCTTGTCAAGTAGCTTGTTCAAGTGCGCATGAAGTACCAGTGGGGATTAATAGAAGAAAAGTAATCACTCTAAATGAAGGTATAGAAGGCAAAGAGTTTTCAACAACTCTTGCTTGCCAACATTGTACAGATGCTCCATGTGAGCAAGTTTGTCCTGTAAAATGCTTTTATATTAGAGCTGATGGTATTGTTTTACATGATAAAAAAACTTGTATAGGTTGTGGATATTGTCTTTATGCTTGTCCTTTTGGTGCCCCACAATTTCCAAGAGATGGTGCTTTTGGCATTAAGGGTGAAATGGATAAATGTACTATGTGTGCAGGTGGTCCTGAGCCTACTAACTCTCATGAAGAAAGAGAGCTTTATGGACAAAATCGTATCGCAGAAGGTAAAGTGCCTATGTGTGCTGCGGTTTGTTCTACAAATGCACTTTTGGTTGGTGATGCAGCTGAAGTTAGTGCAATGTATAGGAAAAGAGTTTTGCTTAAGGGTCAAAATTTAGGACTTGATGCAAAATAATTCAAAGGGTGTTTACAAGCACCCTTTTTACTACTTATAATCCAAGGTTAATTCATGGAAGAGCTAATTTTACAAATTCAAAAAAATCTTGATGAAAATAATAAACTTACTTGTAAAAAAGCACTAGAACTTTTAAAACAATATTCTAAAGAAGATTTTCAAACTGCTATAAAAGAATTAGGTGTAAAAATTTCAGATTGTGAGCTAGGTCAATTTGGCAAGTTAAGCAAAAATATAGCAAAAAGTGAAATTTTAGAAAAATTAGAAACAAAATTAGATTCTAAGCGTCGTATATCATGTAAAGATGCTTTAGAATGTGCTAAAGACTTTAATATGGCTGATATTAGAGCCACACTTAAAACTTATAAAATTGATGTTAAACACTGTGAACTTGGTTGTTTTGAAGAAAAAAAAGGTAAAAAGTTTCATATAAAAAGTAAAATTTGGATAGAAAATTCTGATGGAGAATTACTTTTTGGTAAAGGTAAAACAGATATTTTAGAATTAGTAGGAGAATGTGGAAGTATTTCTCAAGTAGCTAAGCAATTAGGGATTAATTATAAAAAAGCATGGCTTTATATACAAGATTTAGAAAAAAACATGAAAGAAGAATTACTCATTGCTAAAAAAGGAAGAGGAAGTGAAGCTGGTAGTAAACTTACTCCAAGAGCATATGAGTTAATTCAAAATTTTAAAATTTTACAACAAGATGTAGAAGAATATACTAATAAACGCTTTAAAGAATTATTTTTTAAGAAAAATCAAGAAAAAGACAAAACTTAATTTGAATACAAGTTATAACAATATATCATTAAATAAAAAAGGCAAAAAATGAAAATTGATTGTAGAGACTTAGCTTGTCCGCGTCCTGTGATAGAAACAAAAAAAGCTTTAGAAGAGTTAAAAGAAAATGAAAATTTAGAGATTCTTTTAAATTCTCAAGCTTCTAAAGAAAATGTAATGAGATTTTTAAAATCTTTAAATTTGGAATTTAGTGTTAAAGATTTAGATGATGAAAGTATTATTAGCATCGTAAAAGATAGTAATATAGCTCAAACTCAAGAAAAAAATCTGCAAGAATATAATGTATTATTTCTAAAAAGTGATAAAGTAGGTGAAGGAGAGTTAGGTAAAAATTTAATGTTAGGTTTTTTAAAAACCCTAAAAGATTTACCTAATAAACCTGTAAAAATCCTTTGTGTCAATGATAGTGTTTTGATGAATGTTGATTGCTCTCATATGGCTTTTGAAGCTATGAAGGAGCTTGAAAATTTAGGAGTTGAAATTTACAGCTGTGGGGCATGTTTGGAGTTTTTTGGCAAAACTCAAGAGCTTAAAATAGGTAAAATAGGTAATGCCTATGAAATTTTAAATGAACTTTTTGGAAAGGCAAAGATTATTTCTTTATGATATATAAAGATCAAAAACTAACCCATTATGTAAAAGCTGCGGGTTGAGCTGCCAAATTAGACTCGGTGGGTCTTGACAAAATTCTTGGCATTTTAAAACCGCATAAAAACATTTTAAGTGGTGTTAATAATAACGAAGATGCAAGTGTTTATAAGCTAAATGAAGATTTAGCTTTAGTGCAAACTCTTGATTTTATTACACCTGTGGTTGATAGTGCATATCATTTTGGCACTATAGCTGCTGCAAATGCCTTAAGTGATGTATTTGCTATGGGTGCTGAGGTGATTAATGCTTTAAATATTGTAGGCTTTGATACTTGTCATTTTAACAATGAAATTTTACTTGAAGTGTTAGAGGGTGCTAGAGCTAAGGTTGAAGAAGCAGGAGCTGTGCTAGTAGGTGGGCATACTATAGAAAATGATGAATTTATTTTTGGACTTAGTGTAACAGGCGTAGTTCATCCTAAGAAATTTATAGCTAATAATAGTGCAAAAGATGGCGATGTGATTTTACTTACCAAGCCCATAGGCAGTGGTATTATCAGCACTGCTATAAAAGCTAGTTTGCTAGAAAAAGAAAAAATTTTAAAAGTAGTAGAGCAAATGAGTTTTTTAAATTTATATGCAAGTCGTATTTTGAGAGGATTTAAAAGTCTTAGTGCTTTAAGTGATGTAACAGGTTTTGGTCTTTTGGGACATTTAAAAGAAATGTTAAATAAAGAGATTATGATAGAAGTATATAAAAACGAAATTCCTTTAATAGATGATGTTTTATCTATGGCTAATATGGGAATTATTCCTGCAGGAGCTTATAAAAATAAAGATAGTTTAAAAACTTGGGTTGAAAATTTAAGCGAAAAAGATGCGGATATAGTTTTTTATGATCCTCAAACCTCAGGTGGACTTTTAGCTGCCTTGAATGAAAAAGAAGCAGATGAAGCCTTAAAAATTTTAAAAGAACATAACATAGAAGCAAAAATCATTGCTCAATGTGTAAAAAATACTCATAATTATTTATTATTACACTAATATTTTATTTACAATCAAAAATATATGTTTATATTTGTTACTTTTTGACATATAAAGGCAAATTATAATTAAATATATGTTGATTTTTGTTGCAATTTTTGTATCATAAATACATATTAACTATTAAAGTGGAGGAAAAAATGATACAAAAAGCTTTGCAATTAGCTGAAGAATTACAAAGAAAGATAGAAAGTAATATCTCTCAAAGCGAAAAAGAATTTCATGCCAAAATGCAAAAACTTTTAAACAATCCTAAAAATAAAGTGATGTTGATTGAGCTTTTAGACCGATCTTTTAGATGTAAAGATAAAGGTGCGAGTTTTGAACTTATAGAGCATACTTTAAACAAATATGGTATAGCAGACTTTTTTAGTGCTTTTGAAAAATTCTTGCTTTTTTCATTTTTAAATTTTGGAAAATTTGCACCAACTCTTAGTGTGCCATTTTTCATTAAGCATTTAAGAGAAGATACTAAAGCTATGGTTTTAGATGCAAATCCTAGTGTATTAGAGCCTCATATGCGTAAAAGAAAAGATGAGGATAAAATCACCTTAAATGTAAATTTAATTGGTGAAGAGGTCTTAGGTGAAGCTGAGAGTGCTTATAGGATGAAAAAATATGAAGAAGCGTTAAAAACTAGCTATATTACTTATATTTCTATTAAAATTACTACCATTTTTTCCCAAATCAATATTATTGATTTTGAATACTCTAAAGATGAAGTAGTAAAAAGATTAGATAAATTATATGCTCTTGCATTAGAGGAGGAAAAAAAGCAAGGTGTATCTAAATTTATCAATCTTGATATGGAAGAATTTAGAGATTTAGAATTAACTGTTGAGGCCTTTATGGAGAGTGTTGCAAAATACGATATTAAAGCAGGTATTGTTTTACAAGCTTATTTGCCTGATTCTTATGAGTATTTGAAAAAACTTTTTGCTTTTTCAAAGGAAAGAGTTTTAAAAGGTATGAAACCTATAAAAATTCGCTTTGTTAAAGGGGCGAATATGGAAAGTGAAGAAACTATAGCTTCACAAAGAGGTTGGGCACTACCTACTTTTTATAAAAAAATTGACACTGATAGTAACTATAAAAAAATGCTTGATTTTGTATTAGAAGGAGATAATCATAAGTATATTAATATAGGTATAGCAAGTCATAATTTATTTGAAATAGCTTATGCTTATACTAGAATTTCACAAGCAGGAGCTTTATCATCTTTTACTTTTGAAATGCTTGAAGGTATGAGTTTGCAATGCTCTTATGAACTTTCTAAAATGCATGATCTTATACTTTATGCACCAGTGTGTGATGAAGCACATTTTAATAATGCTATTGCATATTTAGTAAGAAGACTTGACGAAAATACTAGTGAAGATAATTTCATGAGATATTTTTTCAATCTTAAAATCAATGATAAAAATTGGCAAATGCAAAAAGAATTATTTGTAAAATCCTTAGAAGGTGTTGCTAGTTTGGATAATTCTACCCATAGAATTCAAGATAGAAATAATGAAGTAAAGACTATAAGTTCTTATGAGAGTAAAGAATTTAAAAACGAACCTGATACAGATTTTATCTTAAAAGCAAATAGAGAGTGGGCTAAGGGTATAAGAGCTAAGTATGAAAATTTAGAAAATTATGATGTGTATCCAGTTATAAAAGATGAAATTAAAAATGAAAATTTACAAGTAGTAGAAGTTAAAGATAAAATCAAAAATCGTACTATAGGTAAAGCATACTTGGCAGGTGAAACAGAGATTAAATATGCTTTAGATGTGGCTAAAAATTCAAATTTTAGCGAGTTAAGCCATGATGAAATTTATAAAATTTTAGCAAAAACTGCCCAACTTGTTAGAGAACGTAGAGGGGATTTAATAGGTATAGCAGCCTTAGAAGTAGGAAAAACTTTCTTGGAAATTGATCCTGAGGTTAGTGAGGCTATAGACTTTTTAGAATTTTACCCATATTCTTTAGAAAAATTAAAAGAGCAAAATCCAAATACAACTTTTAAAGCAAAGGGTATAGGTGTGGTAATTGCACCATGGAATTTCCCAGTAGGTATTTCAGTGGGAACCATAGCAGCACCTTTAGCTGCAGGTAATAAAGTGATATATAAACCTTCATCTTTATCGATGTTAACAGGTTATATGCTTTGTAAATGTTTTTGGGATGCAGGAATTCCAAAAGATGCTTTGATTTTCTTACCTGCTAAAGGTAGCGATATATCAAAATACTTGCTTGTTGATCAAAGTGTGAAATTTTCAGTATTAACTGGTGGAGAAGAAACTGCTTATGCAATGCTTAAAGCTAATCCAACCTTGCTTTTAAGTGCTGAGACAGGTGGTAAAAACGCAACTATTGTTTCTAAATTTGCTGATCGTGATAGTGCGATTAAAAATATCATTCATTCAGCATTTTCAAATTCGGGTCAAAAATGTTCAGCTACTTCTTTGCTTGTTTTAGAAGAAGAAGTTTATAATGATGAGGAATTTAAAAAGACTTTGGTAGATGCTGCAAATTCTATGGCTGTTGGAAATCCTTTTGTATTTAAAAATAAACTTGGTGCTTTAGCGGATAAACCAGATGTAAAATTACAAAAAGCTTTAGATGAGTTAGCTCCTTATGAAAGTTGGGCTTTAAAACCTAGATTTATAGATGACAACCCTTATCTTTTAACTCCAGGGATTAAATATGGCACTAAAAAGGGTGATTTTACACATATGAACGAACTTTTTGCACCAATTTTAACTGTAATGAAAGCAAAAGATTTAAAAGAAGCTATTGATATAGTAAATTCTACTGGCTATGGTTTGACAGCTGGATTTGAAAGCTTAGATGAGAGAGAATGGGAGTATTTTCACACTCACATAGAAGCAGGAAATATATACATTAATAAACCAACAACAGGTGCTATAGTTCTTAGACAACCTTTTGGTGGTATAAAAAAATCAGCAATTGGTTTTGGTAGAAAGGTAGGAATTTATAATTATATCACCCAATTTATGGATATAGAACAAAGTCAAGCTGATCAAAATGTTTTAGATAATGAAATGATTTCAAATTTAAATGCTTTGAGTCTTGATTTAAATGAAAAAGATAAAGCAGATTTTGAAGTTATTAAAGCTATGGCGAAAAGTTATGCTTATCATGCAAAGCATGAATTTGCGAGTGCGAAAGATTATGTTAATATTAGAGGTGAGGATAATCTTTTCTCTTATACAAAGGTAAAAAATATTGCTTATAGAGTACATAAAGATGATAGCTTAAAAGATATTTTAGGGGTTATTTTAGCAGCTAGTGTGCTAAATATTGATCTTATTTTGAGCTATGATGAGCATGAGAAAATGGATCTTGTGCAAAAGATTAATCAAAAAATTAGCTCAAAAACTTTATTTCTCAAAGAAAGTAAGGAAAATTTCATTAGCAAAATAGCTGATTATGAAAGAATTCGTTATTTTGCTCCATTAGATGTTAATGATGAAATTTTTATAAAAGCAGCAAGTTGTGCAAAAATCATTGCCAATGTTAAGCCTTTAATAAATGGTCGTTTTGAGCTGCTTTTATATCATAATGAAAAAGCTTTAAGTATATCTTTCCATCGTTATGGAAATTTAGGCATTCGTGCTTTAAAATGAAAAAAAGGAGAATAAATGGAGGTTGTACATATTAATACGCAAATTGCGATAATGTTTGTCGCATACTCAGCATTAATGCTTTTTATCGGATTTTATTTTTATAAACAAAATAAAAATTCAGAAGACTATTTTTTAGGTGGTCGTTCTATGGGGCCAGTAGTTTCTGCACTTAGTGCAGGAGCTTCTGATATGAGTGGTTGGCTTTTGATGGGTTTACCAGGAGCTTTATATGTAAGTGGTTTAGCTGAAAGTTATATTGCAATAGGACTTAGTATAGGAGCGTTTTTAAATTGGGCTTTTGTAGCAAAAAGACTTAGAATTTATACTAGTGTGATTGCAAATTCTATTACCATACCTGATTATTTTGAGACAAGG
It includes:
- a CDS encoding proline dehydrogenase family protein, whose translation is MIQKALQLAEELQRKIESNISQSEKEFHAKMQKLLNNPKNKVMLIELLDRSFRCKDKGASFELIEHTLNKYGIADFFSAFEKFLLFSFLNFGKFAPTLSVPFFIKHLREDTKAMVLDANPSVLEPHMRKRKDEDKITLNVNLIGEEVLGEAESAYRMKKYEEALKTSYITYISIKITTIFSQINIIDFEYSKDEVVKRLDKLYALALEEEKKQGVSKFINLDMEEFRDLELTVEAFMESVAKYDIKAGIVLQAYLPDSYEYLKKLFAFSKERVLKGMKPIKIRFVKGANMESEETIASQRGWALPTFYKKIDTDSNYKKMLDFVLEGDNHKYINIGIASHNLFEIAYAYTRISQAGALSSFTFEMLEGMSLQCSYELSKMHDLILYAPVCDEAHFNNAIAYLVRRLDENTSEDNFMRYFFNLKINDKNWQMQKELFVKSLEGVASLDNSTHRIQDRNNEVKTISSYESKEFKNEPDTDFILKANREWAKGIRAKYENLENYDVYPVIKDEIKNENLQVVEVKDKIKNRTIGKAYLAGETEIKYALDVAKNSNFSELSHDEIYKILAKTAQLVRERRGDLIGIAALEVGKTFLEIDPEVSEAIDFLEFYPYSLEKLKEQNPNTTFKAKGIGVVIAPWNFPVGISVGTIAAPLAAGNKVIYKPSSLSMLTGYMLCKCFWDAGIPKDALIFLPAKGSDISKYLLVDQSVKFSVLTGGEETAYAMLKANPTLLLSAETGGKNATIVSKFADRDSAIKNIIHSAFSNSGQKCSATSLLVLEEEVYNDEEFKKTLVDAANSMAVGNPFVFKNKLGALADKPDVKLQKALDELAPYESWALKPRFIDDNPYLLTPGIKYGTKKGDFTHMNELFAPILTVMKAKDLKEAIDIVNSTGYGLTAGFESLDEREWEYFHTHIEAGNIYINKPTTGAIVLRQPFGGIKKSAIGFGRKVGIYNYITQFMDIEQSQADQNVLDNEMISNLNALSLDLNEKDKADFEVIKAMAKSYAYHAKHEFASAKDYVNIRGEDNLFSYTKVKNIAYRVHKDDSLKDILGVILAASVLNIDLILSYDEHEKMDLVQKINQKISSKTLFLKESKENFISKIADYERIRYFAPLDVNDEIFIKAASCAKIIANVKPLINGRFELLLYHNEKALSISFHRYGNLGIRALK